A genomic window from Betta splendens chromosome 17, fBetSpl5.4, whole genome shotgun sequence includes:
- the LOC114843863 gene encoding receptor-type tyrosine-protein phosphatase S-like isoform X4, with product MPLPRTGGAPAHVSRPLLGLCRLLPLVILLTCPLSGLCGPLASPKFSKTPTDQIGVSGGVASFVCQATGNPKPVVYWNKKGKKVNSQRIEVTVEFDEGAGAVLRIQPLRAPRDENVYECVARNSEGEVSVTAKLAIIREDLLPFGFPSIDMGPQLKVVERTRTATMLCAASGIPDPEISWFKDFLPVDHSTSNGRIKQLRSGALQIENSEETDQGKYECVATNSQGVRYSSPANLYVRGATDTLRRVPPRFSILPSNHEIMPGGSVNITCVAVGSPMPYVKWMLGNEDLTPEDEMPIGRNVLELNGVRESANYTCVAMSSLGIIEATAQVLVKTLPKPPGTPIVTETTATSVTITWDSGNPDPVSYYIIQYRAKGPDSKYETVDSITTTRYSIGGLYPNTEYEIRVSAFNSIGQGPPSTRVEARTGEQAPASPPRNVLAHIISENTVMVRWEEPEEPNGQVKGYRVYYTMDPSRPINEWQIHNVQDSMITTIQNLVTSETYTIQVLAFTSVGDGPFSDPIHVKVLPGVPGQPGKFKVGKVTDTSIELTWEPAYTKEGIVNYELLYKPVKFGTLEKLTFGPRNAYTVEGLKANTEYSFSLAAISNKGIGAFTNELVQRTSQANVPRNFSVNLATKTSVLLTWEFPESSNPYRFTVEYNRQKMEVDARFKKAVIPNLQPDTSYDFKITAPEGNMGGLRHRITAKTSPPITIRRPEIDHTRDTETTVTIILPSLETRTPIKNVYVVVVPLRRARGVIRHLKSPDEMDLEELLKDISQRQRDSRQQKQVDLRRAYITARFTPATLPAFFTLGDQLDYGGFENRALEPGQEYVFFILAELNSTTGKMYVASPYTDPVIAPDSNPQPLDAGDGLIWVVGPVLAVVFIICIVIAILLYKNSKPDSKRKDSEPGTKSLLSNAEMMAHHPTDPVEMRRINFQTPGMMSHPPIPISELAEHIELLKANDNLRLSQEYESIDPSQQFTWEHSNLEVNKPKNRYANVIAYDHTRVILAPIEGVLGSDYINANYIDGYRKQNAYIATQGPLAETFGDFWRMVWEQRAASVVMMTRLEEKSRIKCDQYWPSRGTETYGMLQVTLLDTMELATFCVRTFSLHKSGSSERREVRQFQFTAWPDHGVPEYPTPFLNFLRRVKACNPPDAGPIAVHCSAGVGRTGCFIVIDAMLERIRHERTVDIYGHVTLMRSQRNYMVQTEDQYSFIHEALLEAVACGNTEVAARSLYSYMQKLSKVESGEHVTGMELEFKRLANTKAHTSRFVTANLPCNKFKNRLVNIMPYETTRVCLQPIRGLEGSDYINSSYIDGYRQQRGYIATQGPLAETTEDFWRMLWEHNSTIVVMLTKLREMGREKCHQYWPAERSARYQYFVVDPMAEYNMPQYILREFKVTDARDGQSRTVRQFQFTDWPEQGVPKSGEGFIDFIGQVHKTKEQFGQDGPISVHCSAGVGRTGVFITLSIVLERMRYEGAVDIFQTVKMLRTQRPAMVQTEDEYQFCYQAALEYLGSFDHYAT from the exons ATGCCTCTGCCCAGGACCGGTGGAGCTCCAGCCCACGTCAGCAGGCCTCTCCTGGGCCTCTGTAGGCTGCTGCCTTTGGTTATCCTACTGACCTGCCCTCTGAGCGGCCTGTGTGGACCACTAG CTTCCCCCAAGTTCTCCAAGACTCCCACAGACCAGATCGGCGTGTCGGGGGGCGTGGCGTCCTTCGTGTGCCAGGCCACTGGCAATCCCAAGCCCGTCGTCTACTGGAACAAGAAGGGCAAGAAGGTCAACTCCCAGCGCATCGAGGTG ACGGTAGAGTTTGACGAGGGGGCAGGCGCCGTGCTGAGGATTCAACCGCTCCGAGCCCCGCGAGACGAGAACGTCTACGAGTGCGTGGCCCGCAACAGCGAGGGGGAGGTGTCTGTCACGGCGAAGCTGGCCATTATCAGAG AGGACCTGTTGCCATTCGGCTTCCCCAGCATAGACATGGGTCCCCAGCTGAAGGTGGTGGAGCGGACCAGGACGGCCACCATGCTGTGCGCTGCCAGCGGCATCCCAGACCCGGAGATCTCCTGGTTCAAAGATTTCCTCCCCGTGGACCACAGCACCAGCAACGGACGCATCAAACAGCTCCGATCGG GAGCGCTGCAGATCGAGAACAGCGAGGAGACCGACCAAGGGAAGTATGAGTGCGTGGCCACCAACTCTCAGGGCGTGCGCTACTCGTCCCCCGCAAACCTCTACGTTCGAG GAGCGACAGACACAT TGCGCCGTGTGCCCCCTCGTTTCTCCATCCTTCCCTCCAACCATGAGATCATGCCCGGAGGCAGCGTCAACATCACCTGCGTGGCCGTGGGCTCTCCCATGCCCTACGTCAAGTGGATGCTGGGAAATGAGGACCTGACCCCGGAGGATGAAATGCCGATTGGCCGAAATGTGCTAGAGCTCAACGGTGTCCGGGAGTCGGCCAACTACACTTGTGTGGCCATGAGTAGCCTGGGTATCATCGAGGCCACTGCACAGGTCTTAGTGAAGA CTTTGCCAAAACCTCCCGGCACACCCATCGTCACCGAGACCACCGCTACCAGTGTGACCATCACCTGGGACTCCGGCAACCCAGACCCCGTGTCCTACTACATTATCCAGTACCGAGCCAAAGGGCCGGACAGCAAATACGAGACGGTGGACAGCATCACAACCACCCGCTACAGCATCGGGGGGCTGTACCCCAACACGGAGTACGAAATCAGGGTGTCGGCGTTCAACAGCATCGGCCAGGGCCCCCCCTCCACACGCGTGGAAGCTCGCACGGGAGAGCAGGCACCCGCCAGCCCCCCTAGAAATGTCCTCGCTCACATTATCTCTGAAAACACTGTGATGGTTCGCTGGGAGGAGCCGGAAGAGCCCAACGGACAG gttaaaggctACCGTGTCTACTACACCATGGACCCGTCCCGGCCTATTAACGAGTGGCAGATCCATAATGTGCAGGACAGCATGATCACCACCATACAGAACCTCGTCACCTCAGAGACCTACACCATCCAGGTCCTGGCCTTCACCTCAGTGGGCGACGGCCCCTTCTCCGACCCCATACACGTTAAAGTGCTGCCcggag TCCCAGGCCAACCGGGGAAGTTCAAAGTGGGCAAGGTGACAGACACCAGCATTGAGTTGACCTGGGAACCTGCCTACACCAAGGAAGGAATTGTCAACTATGAGCTGTTGTACAAACCAGTCAAGTTCGGCACTTTG gAGAAACTGACCTTCGGCCCGCGGAATGCGTACACAGTGGAGGGCCTGAAGGCCAACACGGAGTACTCCTTCTCGCTGGCCGCCATCTCCAACAAAGGCATCGGCGCTTTCACCAACGAACTGGTGCAGAGGACGTCGCAAGCCA ATGTGCCGAGGAACTTCTCTGTGAACTTAGCCACTAAGACCAGCGTCCTCCTGACCTGGGAGTTTCCAGAAAGCAGCAACCCTTATCGCTTTACT GTGGAGTACAATAGGCAGAAAATGGAGGTGGACGCTCGCTTCAAGAAGGCGGTCATCCCCAACCTTCAGCCCGACACCAGCTACGACTTCAAGATCACTGCGCCCGAGGGAAACATGGGCGGCCTCCGCCACCGCATCACTGCCAAGACCTCGCCGCCGATCACCATTCGCCGCCCTGAGATCGACCACACCCGCGACACCGAGACCACAGTCACTATAATCCTGCCTTCACTGGAGACTCGCACTCCCATCAA GAATGTTTATGTGGTTGTGGTTCCACTGAGAAGAGCCCGCGGCGTCATCAGACACCTCAAGAGCCCAGATGAAATGGACCTAGAGGAG CTGCTGAAAGACATCAGTCAAAGGCAGAGGGATTCTcggcagcagaagcaggtggacCTGCGACGGGCTTACATCACAGCCCGTTTCACACCTGCCACCCTACCAGCCTTCTTCACCCTTGGGGACCAGCTGGACTACGGCGGCTTTGAGAACCGGGCTCTGGAGCCGGGGCAGGAGTACGTCTTCTTCATCCTGGCTGAGCTCAACTCCACCACTGGG aaaatGTATGTGGCCAGCCCGTACACAGACCCAGTGATTGCCCCAGACTCCAACCCTCAGCCCCTGGACGCGGGCGACGGTCTGATCTGGGTGGTGGGACCCGTCCTGGCCGTGGTCTTCATCATCTGCATCGTCATCGCGATCCTGCTGTACAAAAA CAGCAAACCTGACAG CAAGCGCAAGGACTCCGAACCAGGAACTAAGAGCCTCTTGAGCAATGCAGAGATGATGGCCCATCACCCGACGGACCCCGTGGAGATGAGACGGATCAACTTCCAGACTCCCG GAATGATGAGCCACCCCCCCATCCCCATCAGCGAGCTGGCTGAGCACATAGAGCTGCTGAAAGCTAACGACAACCTGAGGCTTTCCCAGGAATATGAG TCCATCGACCCTAGTCAGCAGTTCACCTGGGAGCATTCGAACCTGGAGGTCAACAAGCCCAAGAACCGCTACGCCAACGTCATAGCCTACGACCACACCAGGGTCATCCTGGCTCCCATAGAAG GTGTCCTGGGGAGCGACTACATCAATGCCAACTACATTGACGGGTACAGGAAGCAGAACGCCTACATCGCCACCCAGGGGCCGCTGGCGGAGACGTTCGGGGACTTCTGGAGGATGGTGTGGGAGCAGAGAGCTGCCTCGGTGGTGATGATGACCCGTCTGGAGGAGAAGTCACGG ATAAAGTGTGACCAGTACTGGCCGAGCCGCGGCACAGAGACCTACGGGATGCTGCAGGTCACCCTGCTGGACACCATGGAGCTGGCCACTTTCTGCGTGCGCACCTTTTCCTTGCACAAG AGTGGAAGCAGTGAACGGAGAGAGGTGCGTCAGTTCCAGTTCACCGCCTGGCCGGATCACGGCGTGCCCGAGTATCCCACGCCCTTCCTCAACTTCCTCCGCAGGGTCAAAGCCTGTAACCCTCCTGACGCCGGGCCCATCGCCGTGCACTGCAG cGCCGGCGTCGGCCGCACCGGCTGCTTCATCGTCATCGACGCCATGCTGGAGCGCATCCGCCACGAGCGCACCGTGGACATCTACGGCCACGTGACCCTGATGCGCTCGCAGAGGAACTACATGGTGCAGACGGAGGACCAGTACAGCTTCATCCACGAGGCGCTGCTGGAGGCGGTGGCGTGCGGCAACACCGAGGTGGCTGCCCGCAGCCTGTACTCGTACATGCAGAAGCTGTCCAAGGTGGAGAGCGGGGAGCACGTCACCGGCATGGAGCTGGAGTTTAAG CGACTGGCCAACACCAAAGCCCACACGTCCCGGTTCGTCACGGCCAACCTGCCTTGCAACAAGTTCAAGAACCGACTGGTCAACATCATGCCCTACGAAACCACCCGCGTCTGcctccagccaatcagaggcctgGAGGGCTCTGATTACATCAACTCCAGTTACATAGACGGATACAG gCAGCAAAGAGGATACATTGCCACCCAGGGTCCACTGGCTGAGACTACAGAGGATTTCTGGAGAATGCTGTGGGAGCACAACTCCACTATAGTCGTCATGCTCACGAAGCTGAGAGAGATGGGACGG GAGAAATGTCACCAGTACTGGCCCGCCGAGCGCTCGGCCAGGTACCAGTACTTCGTGGTGGACCCCATGGCGGAGTACAACATGCCTCAGTACATCCTCCGGGAGTTCAAAGTCACAGACGCCAGG GACGGCCAATCGCGGACAGTCCGTCAGTTCCAGTTCACCGATTGGCCGGAGCAGGGCGTGCCCAAGTCCGGCGAGGGCTTCATCGACTTCATCGGCCAAGTGCACAAAACCAAGGAGCAGTTCGGCCAGGACGGGCCCATCTCGGTCCACTGCAG CGCCGGCGTGGGCCGGACGGGCGTCTTCATCACGCTGAGCATCGTCCTGGAGAGGATGCGCTACGAGGGGGCGGTGGACATTTTCCAGACTGTCAAAATGCTGCGGACACAGAGACCAGCCATGGTGCAGACTGAG GACGAGTACCAGTTCTGCTACCAGGCCGCCCTGGAGTACCTGGGCAGCTTCGACCACTATGCAACATAG